Below is a genomic region from Microbulbifer sp. ALW1.
AATTCACCATGCCGCGGGAAACCCGGGTCAATATTTTCGAGGTGTGGATCAAATACGACATGCACGCCTACAACCAGCAGGGCGACTCTGTGGCCGAATGGGTGATCACCGCCTACGGAAAAACCCCTACCGCCTTCCTCAAGTCACAGGAGGCTGCACTGGCTCAGGCCATCAATGTAGCCCTGCGCGATGCGGGTGCGACCCTGTACACGGGCTTTAACCGGGTGCCGGAACTACAGGCATTTATTGCCGATAAGCAGCGCGCCCTGAGCATGAAAACGGAAATTAACGAGTAATGGCATATAGAGAGGTGCGCGGTAACGGCCCGCTTCTCACTCGAAAATGGAGCAAGGTTCCAAGGAGTCTACCGGTGAAGTTTCTGACCCTGATGTTTTCCCTATCCCTGCTGGCTTTGTTTAGCAGTGGTTGTACCACCGTGGTAATCGATGAGTATCGCCGCAGTTCCGGCGAGCTGGCGCTGGGAGATTCCGTGGTAATTCTCGGTCGCCGTCATTCCAGTGATTACGAAACCGAACCAGACCTGATTTCCTGTGTGGGCAATACCCTCCACAACCCCAAGGCCGGGGTCAATATCATTCCCGAACAGCAGTTTGTGGACGCGCTCTACCCCTGGTTTGAGCCGCGCACCGCGCCCATGCACATCAAATCCCTGAGTCGCTTGATGGATATTCCTGATGTGCGCGACCGCATGGAGAAATACGGGGTGAAATACATTGTCTGGATTGACGGTTCCACCGAGACCACGTCCAGTGCCGGCTCCATCGGTTGCTCTATTGGTACTGCCGGCGCCGGCTGTTTCGGTTTCGGTACCTGGGACAAGGAGTCCGATTACGAAGCATCGGTTTGGGATTTCCGCGACCAGGAGTTGTCCGGAAAAATCAGCGCCGATGCCCAGGGTACCTCCTATATGCCTGCCATTGTCGTACCTATCCCGCTGATTGCACGAGTACAGAACAATGCCTGTAAAGGCATGGCGGCACAGCTGCAGGAATTTTTGCTGCCACCACAATCCGCCAGCCGCTAACGCGGCGCCCCCTCACTGGAGACAATAACGACAGGAGCCCCAGATGCACACACTCAATAAACTACTGGCAGCCATCCTGCTGGCAACTGCAGCTGGCTGCGCATTTAATCCAGCCACCAACCGGCCGGACCTGGTATTGATGTCGGAAGAAAAGGAAATCAAGATCGGGCGCGAAATGCACGAGAAGCTGGTCGCCAGCACCCCGGTTTACAATGACCCTATTCTTACGGCCTACGTAGAGCACGTCGGGCAAAAGGTTGCCAAGGCCAGTGACAGGCCCGACCTTACCTACCACTTCACCATCATCGACAGCCAGGACATCAACGCCTTCGCACTGCCCGGCGGCTATGTCTATATCAACCGCGGACTGCTGACTTATCTGCAGTCAGAAGCAGAAATGGCCGCAGTTCTGGCCCATGAGGTGGGGCATATTACCGCCCGCCACGCGGTGCGCCAGAAAACCGCTGCCACCGGCGCCGGGGTTGCTTCGGTACTCTCGGTACTGGTGACCGGTAGTGGTGTGGTGGGAGATGTCACCAACCTGTGGAGCACCGCCGCCGTCAAGGGCTACGGTCGCGATATGGAACTGGAAGCAGACCGCTTCGGTGCCCAGTATCTGTACAACGCCGGCTACGATCCCCAATCCATGATCAATGTAATCGCCCTGCTCAAGGATCAGGAAACCTTTGCCCGCCGCCGCGCACGTGTAGAAGGTAAAAAACAGACGACCTACCACGGCGTTTTCTCCTCCCACCCCCGTAATGACATCCGCCTGCGGGAAGTGGTCGAGGCCGCAGGAGACCTGCCGGAAGACAAGAAAATTACCAAGGTGGAATACTATCGCGAGAAAACCGAAGGCCTGGTGTACGGTACCAATGTGCAGGAGAGTGAAAAGAATCGCTTCAATCACAAGAGCCTTGGCTTCTCGTTGCTGTTCCCCGAGGGGTGGGCGGTAGAAAATCAACGCAGTGCAATTGTGGGAACTGCCCCCGATAAGTCTGCGAGTATCACCATCAAGGTCGCGAAGCGGGATGGCAATCAGCCTGCGGATATGGCCCTGCGCGGTGTCTACGATGTACGCACCCTGGAACAGGATGAGGCGCTCAACCAATATCAGCTGGAGGGGCATACCGGAAAACTGCCGCTGGAAAATGCCGACACACCGGACCGTGTCGCCGTTCTGTTTTACGGCAGCCGCCAGTACATTCTGGAGGGCAAGGTGAATGAAAAACCCAAAGATACCGAGGCGGCCTCGCAATACGACAATCTGTTCCTGACCAGTATTCGCAGCTTCCGTCCACTGCGCAAAACGGATGTGGTGCAACCGGATATCAAGCGGGTGCGCTATGTGCAGGCCAATGATAAAACCACCTTTTCGTCCCTCGCTCGCCATATGGAAATCGGCGAATACGCGGAAGAGCAATTACGGTTGCTGAATGGTTACTACCCCCGTGGCGAACCCAAAGCTGGTGAGTGGATCAAGATTGTTCAATAGCAAGTTACCTACCGCGATTGGTCAAAAAAAAGGGGCAGCCATTTGGCTGTCCCTTTTTTGAAACGGGTAATTGTCAAGATTGCCCGCCTAATCGAGCAGCGTTTTCAAGCCGGCTCGGGATGAACGACACCCGTCACCACACGCCCCGTTTCTTCCACTGTACCGACACTCTCCGGGGTATATTCCACTACCGTGTTCCGCCCGCGCTCTTTCGCGCAGTAGAGGGCATGATCGGCCTGACGAAGCAACTGCTCGATGCTATACACACTGTCAGCCTTGCCGCTCTCCAGGCCATCGCCGTGGGCCACGCCGATACTGGAGGTAAACTGCAGGCTGCCCGCCGGACACTCCAGACGAATGGCGGCGATGTTGTCCCGCAAACGCTCCGCGGTGTGCAGGGAATCCGGCTTGGTCTCGGTAATCAGCAGGGCAAACTCCTCCCCGCCCAAACGACCAAAGACATCGGTTTCACGAATTTTGGTCTGGATGGTACGGCTGAACTCCCGCAGGGCCTCATCGCCAATGCCGTGGCCGTGGTTGTCGTTGATGGCTTTGAAGTGATCGATATCAAACATCAACAAACTGACCGGCTCTCCCTTGCGCACGGCCCGTTTGGCACAAAGTGCGGCGTCCTCAAGAAAGCTGCGGCGATTGCGGATCCCCGTGAGAGGGTCGGTGCGCGCTTCCAGCTCCGCCCGCTGCTTGGCTTTTTCCAGCTCCTCCGTTCGCGCGCGCACCAGCCCTTCGAGCTTGACCTTCGACTGCTCCAGGTGGCGA
It encodes:
- a CDS encoding M48 family metalloprotease — protein: MHTLNKLLAAILLATAAGCAFNPATNRPDLVLMSEEKEIKIGREMHEKLVASTPVYNDPILTAYVEHVGQKVAKASDRPDLTYHFTIIDSQDINAFALPGGYVYINRGLLTYLQSEAEMAAVLAHEVGHITARHAVRQKTAATGAGVASVLSVLVTGSGVVGDVTNLWSTAAVKGYGRDMELEADRFGAQYLYNAGYDPQSMINVIALLKDQETFARRRARVEGKKQTTYHGVFSSHPRNDIRLREVVEAAGDLPEDKKITKVEYYREKTEGLVYGTNVQESEKNRFNHKSLGFSLLFPEGWAVENQRSAIVGTAPDKSASITIKVAKRDGNQPADMALRGVYDVRTLEQDEALNQYQLEGHTGKLPLENADTPDRVAVLFYGSRQYILEGKVNEKPKDTEAASQYDNLFLTSIRSFRPLRKTDVVQPDIKRVRYVQANDKTTFSSLARHMEIGEYAEEQLRLLNGYYPRGEPKAGEWIKIVQ